The following are encoded together in the Poseidonibacter lekithochrous genome:
- a CDS encoding TetR/AcrR family transcriptional regulator yields MLKYIMKKKLDAKSKIKKSAIKLFNENDSLSITTNHIAKEAGISPGNLYYHYKNKEEIILDIYMELSSNFVGLNSFEKMLLNENFFEAMDDMFNQYAKLFYEYRFLLRDAAVLIAFDPKLKEVFAKNQEIRIKQIEGLLNYLISEGILKNLSRTSLNKRAKLHWFITAYWQTFTSTTQEVNLESFHEAKEVFFEFMIYPNLTEKGKELLRQIN; encoded by the coding sequence ATGTTAAAATACATTATGAAAAAGAAACTAGATGCAAAATCAAAAATCAAAAAATCAGCCATTAAACTTTTTAATGAAAATGATTCATTGAGTATTACCACTAATCATATAGCAAAAGAAGCGGGAATTTCTCCGGGAAACTTGTATTATCACTATAAAAATAAAGAAGAGATAATATTGGATATATACATGGAACTTAGTTCAAACTTCGTAGGACTTAATAGCTTCGAGAAAATGCTATTAAATGAAAACTTCTTTGAAGCAATGGATGATATGTTTAATCAATATGCAAAACTATTTTATGAATATAGATTTTTACTTAGAGATGCAGCAGTGTTAATTGCCTTTGATCCAAAACTAAAAGAAGTTTTTGCTAAGAATCAAGAAATAAGAATTAAACAAATAGAAGGTTTATTAAACTATCTAATCAGTGAAGGAATACTAAAAAACCTAAGTAGAACTTCATTAAATAAAAGAGCAAAACTACATTGGTTTATTACAGCTTATTGGCAAACTTTTACTTCAACTACTCAAGAAGTAAACCTTGAATCATTCCACGAAGCAAAAGAAGTATTCTTTGAATTTATGATTTATCCAAACCTTACAGAAAAAGGAAAAGAGTTATTAAGGCAGATTAATTAA
- a CDS encoding HIT family protein, which translates to MEHLYAPWRYSYVSEEKIEGCVFCHISKNLDNENLQVLFHDEHCYVVMNKFPYSPGHMMVIPHFHTDKIEDLDDEVWDRMGVRVRQGVKLLKEVMPCEGVNIGMNLGKAAGAGIEQHVHYHMLPRWLGDTNFISSIGGTRVYPADFEEIFNKIKSNVSKYFV; encoded by the coding sequence ATGGAACACTTATATGCCCCTTGGAGATACTCTTACGTTAGTGAAGAAAAGATTGAGGGGTGTGTGTTTTGTCATATCTCTAAAAACTTAGACAACGAAAATCTACAAGTTTTATTCCATGATGAACATTGTTATGTAGTTATGAATAAATTTCCTTACTCACCTGGCCATATGATGGTTATTCCACATTTTCATACTGATAAAATCGAAGACTTAGACGATGAGGTTTGGGATAGAATGGGTGTACGAGTTCGGCAAGGTGTAAAACTACTAAAAGAAGTTATGCCTTGTGAGGGTGTAAACATTGGAATGAACCTTGGAAAAGCTGCGGGTGCTGGTATTGAACAACATGTTCATTATCATATGTTACCAAGATGGTTAGGGGATACAAACTTTATCTCTTCTATTGGTGGAACTCGAGTATATCCAGCAGATTTCGAAGAAATTTTTAATAAGATTAAATCAAACGTTTCAAAGTATTTTGTTTAA
- the rplC gene encoding 50S ribosomal protein L3 — protein MEFIVEKIGMSRTVSVPAVPVTLLRVLDTKVCEVTDGVAIVSYASGKKMNKTIEGQQKKYNLSKEFNRFATANVANAEAGDLDVNPLAEAAVLKTTFRTKGRGFSGVVKRWNFAGGRASHGHRMGRRTGSIGNAEWPGRVQPGKKMPGQYGNTNVSVKNDVVSFDAETGILVVKGSVSGPNGALGKVKVAK, from the coding sequence ATGGAATTTATCGTAGAAAAAATTGGTATGAGTAGAACAGTTTCTGTTCCTGCTGTTCCTGTTACACTTTTAAGAGTTCTTGATACTAAGGTATGTGAAGTTACTGACGGTGTAGCAATTGTTTCTTATGCATCTGGTAAGAAGATGAATAAGACTATTGAAGGTCAACAAAAAAAATATAACCTATCTAAAGAGTTTAATAGATTTGCAACTGCAAATGTAGCAAACGCTGAAGCTGGTGATTTAGATGTTAACCCATTAGCTGAAGCTGCTGTTCTAAAAACTACTTTTAGAACAAAAGGTAGAGGTTTCTCTGGTGTTGTTAAAAGATGGAACTTTGCCGGTGGTAGAGCTTCTCATGGACACAGAATGGGTAGAAGAACTGGATCAATCGGTAATGCTGAATGGCCAGGTAGAGTTCAACCAGGTAAGAAAATGCCAGGTCAATACGGAAATACAAATGTAAGTGTTAAAAATGATGTAGTTTCATTTGACGCTGAAACTGGAATCTTAGTTGTAAAAGGTTCAGTATCAGGACCAAATGGTGCATTAGGAAAAGTAAAGGTTGCTAAATGA
- a CDS encoding LysE family translocator produces MLSIEFIIAAIVVALIPGSGVIYTLSIAINSNRKNMYYAVLGCTLGIIPHIITSLLVLYFLININMELFTFIKYLGVAYLFYLSYLLYKSDGIFVFDEIKKSKNKIFLHGITINLLNPKLMIFLISFIPHYISSNNQIKGFIYLCGIFMLVSFVVFILYGLLATYIKKRLLDTKEKKNRVQKILSILFFLICIQILMNF; encoded by the coding sequence ATGTTAAGTATTGAATTTATTATTGCAGCAATTGTAGTTGCATTAATTCCAGGTAGTGGGGTTATCTATACATTAAGTATTGCTATTAACTCAAATAGAAAAAATATGTACTACGCAGTACTTGGATGTACGCTTGGTATTATTCCACATATTATAACTTCTTTGCTAGTTTTGTATTTTTTGATAAATATTAATATGGAGTTATTTACTTTTATAAAATATCTGGGTGTAGCGTATTTATTTTATCTATCATACTTATTATATAAGAGTGATGGTATTTTTGTTTTTGATGAAATAAAGAAAAGTAAAAACAAAATATTCTTACATGGTATAACTATAAATCTTTTAAATCCAAAGTTAATGATTTTTCTAATTTCATTTATTCCTCATTATATAAGCAGTAATAATCAAATAAAAGGCTTTATATATTTATGTGGTATCTTTATGTTAGTAAGCTTTGTAGTATTTATACTGTATGGTTTATTGGCAACATATATAAAGAAGAGATTATTGGATACAAAAGAGAAGAAAAATAGAGTTCAAAAGATTTTGTCTATTTTGTTTTTCCTTATATGTATTCAGATATTAATGAATTTCTAG
- a CDS encoding DUF1501 domain-containing protein — MNTRRDFLKKLGVTGCSLALLGKLDLNAIEIDLNPINIDNSDYKAMVHIMLLGGNDSVNMLVDYEDEKYDDYQSIRPSVAIKKEELISLEKTDNKYALHPKFENIASMFEKEEVAFIANVGTLIEPTSLDTISTDKLPKHLFSHSDQRKYWENLNPYELAKTGWGGRIADALDLRGLDNLPPIYGMSSDGMWLRANQTKAYIFDTSGAIAFSNLNEGNAIRDSLDSIHSENRLNLLTKAYRDLFRNSMNRNETLSKLLATSTVNLELTLDDNFSKKLELVTKIIELRDSFSLPRQMFYIGLGGFDTHANQVASHNNLYNILDKGLNDFNIGLKEIGMFENTLTFISSDFGRSVTSNASGTDHGWGGHYFVMGGAVNGGKVYGQMPTLKIDSKNLTKSKRLIPSTSVEQYVATICKWYGLEENNLNEIFPNLKNFEEKDLGFMKI, encoded by the coding sequence ATGAATACAAGAAGAGATTTTTTGAAAAAACTTGGAGTTACTGGATGTTCACTTGCATTATTAGGAAAGTTAGATTTAAATGCAATAGAGATTGATTTAAATCCAATTAATATAGATAATTCTGATTATAAAGCTATGGTTCATATTATGTTACTTGGTGGAAATGATAGTGTTAATATGCTTGTAGATTATGAAGATGAAAAGTATGATGATTATCAAAGTATTAGACCAAGTGTTGCAATTAAAAAAGAAGAGCTAATAAGCCTTGAAAAAACAGATAATAAATATGCCTTGCATCCAAAGTTTGAAAATATAGCTTCTATGTTTGAAAAAGAAGAAGTTGCATTTATAGCAAATGTAGGAACTCTAATAGAACCTACTTCTCTTGATACAATAAGTACAGATAAACTACCTAAACATCTATTTTCACACTCAGACCAAAGAAAGTATTGGGAGAATCTAAATCCCTATGAATTAGCTAAAACTGGATGGGGAGGAAGAATAGCTGATGCCCTTGATTTAAGAGGATTGGATAATTTACCTCCAATATATGGAATGAGTTCTGATGGTATGTGGCTTAGAGCAAATCAAACAAAAGCATATATATTTGATACCTCAGGAGCAATTGCTTTTAGTAATTTAAATGAAGGTAATGCAATTAGAGATTCATTAGATTCTATTCATAGTGAAAATAGATTAAATTTACTTACTAAAGCCTATAGAGATTTATTTAGAAATAGTATGAATAGAAATGAAACTTTGAGTAAATTATTAGCTACATCTACAGTGAATCTTGAATTAACACTAGATGATAATTTTTCAAAAAAACTAGAGTTAGTTACTAAGATTATTGAATTAAGAGATTCATTCTCTCTACCTAGACAGATGTTTTATATAGGTCTTGGAGGTTTTGATACACATGCGAATCAAGTAGCTTCTCATAATAACTTATATAATATTTTAGATAAGGGATTAAATGATTTTAATATAGGTCTAAAAGAGATTGGTATGTTTGAAAACACTCTAACTTTTATTAGTTCTGATTTTGGAAGATCTGTTACTAGTAATGCAAGTGGAACTGATCATGGTTGGGGAGGACACTATTTTGTAATGGGAGGAGCTGTTAATGGGGGAAAAGTATATGGGCAAATGCCAACATTAAAAATAGACAGTAAAAACCTTACAAAATCAAAAAGATTGATTCCTAGTACAAGTGTGGAGCAGTATGTAGCTACTATATGTAAATGGTATGGATTAGAAGAAAATAATCTAAATGAAATATTCCCAAATCTTAAAAACTTTGAGGAAAAGGATTTAGGATTTATGAAAATATAA
- the rpsJ gene encoding 30S ribosomal protein S10, producing MEKIRLKLKAYDHRVLDRSVASIVEAVKRTGAELRGPIPLPTKIRRYTVLKGPHVNKDSREQFEIRVHSRMIDIIAATPDTVDSLMKLDLAPEVDVEVRSMGQE from the coding sequence ATGGAAAAAATCAGATTAAAGCTTAAAGCTTACGATCATAGAGTTTTAGACAGAAGTGTTGCTTCAATTGTTGAAGCCGTAAAAAGAACTGGTGCAGAATTAAGAGGTCCAATACCTCTTCCTACTAAAATCAGAAGATATACAGTTCTTAAAGGTCCTCACGTAAATAAGGATTCTAGAGAGCAATTTGAAATCAGAGTTCATTCAAGAATGATTGATATCATAGCTGCTACTCCAGATACTGTAGATTCATTAATGAAACTTGACTTAGCTCCTGAAGTTGATGTTGAAGTTAGATCTATGGGTCAAGAATAA
- a CDS encoding AraC family transcriptional regulator codes for MSAKIKRIKLDNIGSIELLNASFEKHSFKKHFHEEFCFGVVSSGQLDFNYRGQKVSAKRGLINLCNPGEIHDGFSSKGWAYKMFYVNPKLMAHLSSIISGRINDIPFFKEGVIYDDDLALKLNNLNDIMFNEESFTIEKEELFIEVVSLFIKKHADSFIPYEKLTSSKELIIKSIEYINDNLQYDITVSNLSEMANLSLYYYIRVFKKEVGLTPKDYLIQQRIKKAKELILEKYPLSHIALMSGFYDQSHMLKYFKSYVGLNPSNF; via the coding sequence TTGTCAGCAAAAATAAAAAGAATTAAACTTGATAATATAGGTTCAATAGAATTGTTAAATGCATCTTTTGAGAAACATAGTTTTAAAAAACACTTTCATGAAGAGTTCTGTTTTGGTGTTGTATCTTCGGGACAATTAGATTTTAATTACAGAGGACAAAAGGTTAGTGCAAAGAGGGGTTTAATTAATTTATGTAATCCTGGTGAAATACATGATGGTTTTTCATCAAAAGGATGGGCATATAAAATGTTTTATGTTAATCCTAAACTTATGGCACATTTGAGTTCAATAATTAGCGGAAGGATAAATGATATTCCTTTTTTCAAAGAAGGTGTTATTTATGATGATGATTTAGCATTAAAATTAAACAATCTAAATGATATTATGTTTAATGAAGAAAGTTTTACAATTGAAAAAGAAGAACTCTTTATAGAAGTAGTAAGTTTATTTATAAAAAAACATGCTGATAGTTTTATTCCCTATGAAAAACTCACAAGCTCAAAAGAGCTCATTATAAAATCAATTGAATATATAAATGATAATCTCCAATATGATATTACTGTGTCCAATTTAAGTGAAATGGCAAATTTGAGTTTATACTATTATATAAGAGTCTTTAAAAAAGAAGTAGGGCTTACTCCTAAAGACTACTTAATCCAGCAACGAATAAAAAAAGCAAAAGAACTAATTCTTGAAAAGTATCCATTAAGTCATATTGCACTAATGAGTGGCTTTTATGACCAAAGCCATATGCTTAAATATTTTAAATCATACGTAGGATTGAATCCTTCAAATTTCTAA
- a CDS encoding AAA family ATPase has translation MKASKLKQSLISLIDSKIPTFVWGNPGVGKSSLIRQIAQSKDMKFIDLRLSLLDPTDLRGIPFFEADTKKAVWAKPEFLPNTLSDDYGILFLDEINSAPPTIQAAAYQLILDRKIGEYTLPKNYAIIAAGNYESDRGVTYRMPTPLANRFIHLDFDLDFDEWKSWAYDTNIDSRIISFLAYKPQNLFTFDAKSKEKSFATPRSWSFVNDVLKSSLDISLLEEVISGAIGKDSAIEFINYCKVMKDLPNIEEIINGTLKVVPENNSVLYALCTGLTYALKKSESVETVTNILEYSLELPNEFSVMLVRDLQKEGINVEASTSWKTWSDANKFLIG, from the coding sequence ATGAAAGCAAGTAAATTAAAACAATCACTTATTTCTTTAATTGATAGTAAAATTCCTACTTTTGTATGGGGAAACCCAGGGGTTGGAAAATCTTCACTTATTAGGCAAATTGCTCAATCTAAAGATATGAAGTTTATTGATTTAAGATTAAGTCTTTTGGATCCTACAGATCTGCGAGGTATTCCTTTTTTTGAAGCTGATACTAAAAAAGCAGTTTGGGCTAAACCTGAGTTTTTACCTAATACTTTAAGTGATGATTATGGAATACTATTCTTAGATGAAATCAACTCAGCTCCTCCTACAATTCAAGCAGCAGCATATCAGCTAATCTTAGATAGAAAAATAGGGGAATATACTCTTCCTAAAAACTATGCAATTATTGCAGCAGGAAACTATGAATCAGATAGGGGAGTTACATATAGAATGCCAACTCCACTAGCGAATAGATTTATTCATCTTGATTTTGATTTAGATTTTGATGAGTGGAAGTCTTGGGCTTATGATACAAATATAGATTCTAGAATTATTTCATTTTTAGCTTATAAACCACAGAACTTATTTACTTTTGATGCTAAGTCAAAAGAGAAATCTTTTGCAACACCTAGGTCTTGGTCTTTTGTAAATGATGTATTAAAATCATCATTAGATATAAGTTTACTAGAAGAGGTAATAAGTGGAGCTATTGGTAAAGATAGTGCTATTGAGTTTATTAACTACTGTAAGGTAATGAAAGATTTACCAAATATAGAAGAGATTATAAATGGTACTTTAAAAGTTGTTCCAGAGAACAATTCTGTATTATATGCTTTATGTACTGGTTTAACTTATGCCTTAAAAAAGAGTGAATCAGTTGAGACTGTAACAAATATATTAGAGTACTCACTTGAACTACCAAATGAATTCTCAGTAATGTTAGTTCGAGATTTACAAAAAGAGGGTATAAACGTAGAAGCTTCAACTTCATGGAAAACTTGGAGTGATGCTAATAAGTTTCTAATAGGTTAA
- a CDS encoding zinc ribbon domain-containing protein produces MKESLKSFYKNNFVFKGKEKLSKLTILFILTLDLFVFAILGLGIDFQVQILNSPNSSYPNQCRTIVNSKDLHNINKYFYSKNNSNHKYQNIKDEQLDQSCKTLFDKLSVVKKEHNILILRKEQKKLLKELSKVSKELDFIRVNYNTSLFESIDNKQNTINNDIKQKYIIYTKKLENLKKEKEKLSNTFSNSNSVKELTTYIKSNKKLINDNYKSLRKSYEIKKELITIAFLSPLFLLAFYLMRNYLLKENYILYIISKNILVVVLIPAFLSFVSLIYTLLPKVFFEKLLKFFMDLEIPFVVYYFAIALLIVVFTYIIIKIQKRYKKEGEELKNNSISKLESYNRSICNSCGNKVNYETMNYCPTCQNQLRVDCTSCNHKTIKSLKYCSSCSKEI; encoded by the coding sequence ATGAAAGAGAGTTTAAAAAGTTTTTATAAAAACAACTTTGTTTTCAAGGGAAAAGAGAAACTCTCCAAATTAACCATTCTTTTTATCCTAACCCTTGATTTATTTGTTTTTGCAATTTTGGGTTTAGGAATTGACTTTCAAGTACAAATTCTAAATAGCCCAAACTCTTCTTATCCAAATCAATGTAGAACAATAGTTAATTCAAAAGATCTACATAATATTAATAAGTACTTCTATTCTAAGAATAACTCCAATCATAAATATCAAAATATAAAAGATGAACAATTAGATCAATCTTGTAAAACTCTATTTGATAAACTTAGTGTTGTTAAAAAAGAACACAATATTTTGATTTTGAGAAAAGAGCAGAAAAAACTATTAAAAGAATTATCCAAAGTTTCAAAAGAATTAGATTTTATTCGAGTTAACTATAATACTTCTTTATTTGAAAGTATTGATAACAAACAAAATACAATCAATAATGATATAAAACAAAAATACATTATATATACAAAAAAATTAGAGAACTTAAAAAAAGAAAAAGAAAAGCTCTCAAACACTTTTTCTAATTCAAATAGTGTAAAAGAATTAACTACATATATAAAGAGTAATAAGAAGTTAATAAATGATAATTACAAATCATTAAGAAAATCATATGAAATAAAAAAAGAGCTAATTACAATAGCATTCTTATCTCCTTTATTCTTACTTGCATTTTATTTAATGAGAAACTATCTTCTAAAAGAGAACTATATCTTATATATTATTTCTAAGAATATTTTAGTAGTTGTATTGATTCCCGCATTTTTATCTTTTGTCTCACTTATTTATACATTATTACCAAAAGTCTTTTTTGAGAAACTTCTAAAATTCTTTATGGATTTGGAAATACCTTTTGTTGTTTACTATTTTGCTATTGCTTTACTAATTGTAGTTTTTACATATATAATAATAAAAATTCAAAAGAGATATAAAAAAGAGGGTGAAGAGCTAAAGAACAATTCTATCTCAAAACTGGAGTCATATAATAGAAGCATATGTAACTCTTGTGGAAATAAAGTAAATTATGAAACTATGAACTATTGTCCAACTTGTCAAAACCAATTAAGAGTTGATTGTACTTCTTGTAATCATAAAACTATTAAGTCATTAAAGTATTGTAGTTCTTGTTCAAAAGAAATATAG
- a CDS encoding DUF1800 domain-containing protein, with product MKKHLNVFKSSLYTTILIFTLVSTANASTTHVETDEEASRFLTQATFGPNTNSIKQLKELQTYETWIDEQFIKPRTKLSTQLENLNLDTLSSGHMQAVWWNSIITKNDQLRQRMAYALSEIFVTGYASGFNNLAIEREHYYDLLSKNSFGNFRDLLSDVTLNPIMARYLSMLNNKKANEIKNTFPDENYAREIMQLFTIGLVKLKRNGKVKKRDDESIATYTQDDVVNLARVFTGWTLSSKRNYKDPMICNTTYHDYGEKILLGKKIPANLSCEDDMQSALDILFNHKNTPIFISKQLIQKFTTSNPSGRYVKAVAKKFIDNGEGVRGDLKAVIKEILLHNDARKEYRIKAKFGKIKEPSIRLAALFRATNSLKDKSPTYLYSVYKNIGQTHLDAPSVFNYFSPSFAPKGDINNANKVAPELQLATDKYLVNTSNYYAFLTRTYNTEKKNRITLFLDKELNMIKNNPELFIEHFNTLLFAGKMKKNTKEVILEHINSIVYYENYDETKIERTTKKRASEALFLMMNAPEQNYIQ from the coding sequence ATGAAAAAACATTTAAACGTATTTAAGAGCAGTTTATATACAACTATCTTAATTTTTACACTTGTATCTACTGCAAATGCAAGTACAACTCATGTTGAAACCGATGAAGAAGCATCAAGGTTTTTAACTCAAGCAACTTTTGGTCCAAATACAAATAGTATTAAACAACTAAAAGAACTACAAACTTATGAAACTTGGATAGATGAGCAATTTATCAAACCAAGAACAAAACTATCTACTCAATTAGAAAACCTAAATCTTGATACCTTATCTTCTGGTCATATGCAAGCTGTCTGGTGGAATAGTATTATTACAAAAAATGACCAATTAAGACAAAGAATGGCTTATGCTTTATCTGAAATATTTGTAACTGGTTATGCTAGTGGTTTTAATAACTTAGCAATTGAGCGAGAACACTATTATGACTTATTATCAAAAAACTCTTTTGGTAATTTTCGAGATTTATTAAGTGATGTAACACTAAATCCTATCATGGCAAGATATTTAAGTATGTTAAATAATAAAAAAGCCAATGAAATAAAAAATACTTTTCCTGATGAAAATTATGCAAGAGAAATTATGCAATTATTTACTATAGGATTAGTAAAACTTAAAAGAAATGGAAAAGTAAAAAAAAGAGATGATGAAAGCATTGCTACTTATACTCAAGATGATGTAGTAAATTTAGCAAGAGTATTTACAGGATGGACACTTAGTTCAAAAAGAAATTATAAAGACCCAATGATTTGTAATACTACATATCATGACTATGGAGAGAAGATTCTTTTAGGAAAGAAAATACCTGCAAATTTATCTTGTGAAGATGATATGCAAAGTGCATTAGATATTTTATTTAATCACAAAAATACTCCAATATTTATATCAAAACAACTAATTCAAAAATTCACTACAAGTAATCCATCTGGAAGATATGTAAAAGCTGTGGCAAAAAAGTTTATTGATAATGGTGAGGGAGTAAGAGGTGATTTAAAAGCAGTAATAAAAGAGATTTTATTACATAATGATGCAAGAAAAGAGTATAGAATAAAAGCTAAGTTTGGGAAAATAAAAGAACCCTCAATTAGATTAGCTGCTTTATTTAGAGCTACAAACTCACTAAAAGACAAATCCCCTACTTATTTATATTCTGTATATAAAAATATAGGACAAACACATCTAGATGCACCTAGTGTATTCAACTATTTTAGCCCAAGTTTTGCACCAAAAGGTGATATTAACAATGCAAATAAAGTAGCCCCTGAATTACAATTAGCTACGGATAAGTATTTGGTTAACACTTCTAATTATTATGCTTTTTTAACTAGAACATATAATACAGAAAAGAAAAATAGAATAACACTATTTTTAGATAAAGAACTAAATATGATTAAAAATAATCCTGAACTTTTTATTGAACATTTTAATACATTACTTTTTGCTGGGAAAATGAAAAAGAATACAAAAGAAGTAATATTAGAACATATAAATAGTATTGTTTATTATGAAAATTATGATGAAACAAAAATAGAAAGAACTACAAAAAAAAGAGCCAGTGAAGCACTATTTTTAATGATGAATGCCCCTGAGCAAAACTACATTCAGTAA
- a CDS encoding 50S ribosomal protein L23 has translation MADITDIKAILYTEKTIELQENGVIVVQTSPRMTKNGLKEVFKDYFGVTPSKINSLRQNGKVKKFRGKAGKRPDFKKFYVTLPEGAEIANLSA, from the coding sequence ATGGCAGATATTACAGATATTAAAGCAATATTATATACAGAAAAAACTATTGAGCTTCAAGAAAACGGTGTAATCGTTGTACAAACTAGTCCAAGAATGACTAAAAACGGTTTAAAAGAAGTATTTAAAGATTATTTTGGTGTTACTCCATCAAAAATTAATTCTTTAAGACAAAATGGTAAAGTTAAGAAATTCAGAGGAAAAGCTGGTAAAAGACCAGATTTCAAAAAATTCTACGTTACATTACCAGAGGGCGCTGAAATAGCGAACCTTTCAGCTTAA
- a CDS encoding DUF2201 family putative metallopeptidase: MLDNIQSRISKVKASLVIEQPYFGSIASTLKPVLNEDIKTFLSTAKNFEYNDDYINSLSNEELGFILTNSAMHQVFLHEARIDSRMQWLWVLATDYAINCLLVNNGLELPEHVNYDERFDDMSAEAIYASLENEIDDDKHSPEQVSQIKFEEHQEQEIDNDESIQDMHEQLLNKAKLQGDLPLGIEILVPNIFEGKISWEDELYNVIEQSIRFDYRLLPPNKRYISQGIALPALSGSKAKIVIAIDSSGSVDGSLLAKFLAEVESIMNTYENFEIDLLVADAKVHEHHILYPGDELSYTLKGGGGTNFENTFEYINENIDEVNLLLYFTDGFGKFPEDEAFFETVWVLSDEIEVPFGRTIFL; this comes from the coding sequence GTGTTAGATAATATTCAATCAAGAATCTCAAAAGTCAAAGCAAGTCTAGTAATAGAGCAACCTTACTTTGGCTCTATAGCTTCTACTTTAAAACCTGTATTAAATGAAGATATAAAAACTTTTTTATCTACAGCTAAAAACTTCGAATATAATGATGATTATATTAATAGTCTAAGCAATGAAGAATTAGGTTTTATTCTTACAAATTCTGCAATGCACCAAGTGTTTTTACATGAAGCACGAATTGATTCAAGAATGCAATGGCTTTGGGTTTTAGCTACTGATTATGCTATTAATTGTTTACTTGTGAATAATGGTTTAGAATTACCTGAACATGTGAACTATGATGAACGATTTGATGATATGAGTGCAGAAGCTATATATGCAAGTTTAGAGAATGAAATAGATGATGATAAACATAGCCCTGAGCAAGTATCTCAAATAAAGTTTGAAGAACATCAAGAACAAGAAATTGATAATGATGAATCAATACAAGATATGCATGAGCAGTTATTAAATAAAGCTAAACTGCAAGGGGATTTGCCTTTAGGAATTGAAATACTTGTACCTAATATCTTTGAAGGTAAAATATCTTGGGAAGATGAACTATATAATGTGATTGAACAATCAATTAGATTTGATTATAGATTACTTCCTCCAAATAAAAGATATATCTCACAAGGAATAGCACTCCCAGCTCTTAGTGGAAGCAAAGCTAAGATTGTAATAGCAATAGATAGTTCAGGTTCTGTTGATGGTTCTTTATTAGCTAAGTTTTTAGCTGAGGTAGAATCTATTATGAATACCTATGAAAATTTTGAAATAGATTTATTAGTAGCTGATGCTAAAGTACATGAACATCATATTTTATATCCAGGTGATGAACTATCTTACACTCTAAAAGGTGGAGGTGGTACAAACTTTGAAAATACCTTTGAATATATAAATGAAAATATTGATGAGGTAAATCTATTGTTATACTTTACAGATGGTTTTGGGAAGTTTCCAGAAGATGAAGCTTTTTTTGAAACAGTTTGGGTTCTAAGTGATGAAATAGAAGTTCCTTTCGGAAGAACTATTTTTCTTTAA
- the rplD gene encoding 50S ribosomal protein L4: MSNAVVLNEKFENNGEVALPAKYDEINSHNLYLYAKSYLSSLRANTARVKNRSEVSGGGKKPKAQKGSGGARWGSKRSPLFVGGGQVFGPTKRNYVQKINKKQKALALSFAINAQAKNGTLFVTESVSIESGKTKEAVAVLNKLNQRDTLIVVDSIDEKTYLAFRNLKNCYMVEKQEVNAYLISAYHSVLIEKSVFDALTKEA; this comes from the coding sequence ATGAGTAATGCAGTAGTATTAAACGAAAAATTTGAAAATAATGGTGAAGTAGCATTACCAGCTAAGTATGATGAGATTAACTCTCACAACTTATACTTATATGCTAAATCATACTTATCTTCATTAAGAGCAAATACAGCTAGAGTTAAAAACAGATCTGAAGTAAGCGGTGGTGGTAAAAAACCTAAAGCTCAAAAAGGTTCTGGTGGTGCTAGATGGGGTTCTAAAAGATCTCCTTTATTCGTTGGTGGTGGTCAAGTTTTTGGTCCTACTAAAAGAAACTACGTACAAAAAATTAACAAAAAACAAAAAGCTTTAGCATTATCTTTTGCAATTAACGCACAAGCTAAAAACGGAACATTATTTGTTACTGAATCAGTATCAATTGAATCTGGAAAAACTAAAGAAGCAGTTGCAGTTTTAAATAAATTAAACCAAAGAGATACTCTTATCGTTGTTGATTCAATTGATGAGAAGACTTACTTAGCGTTTAGAAACCTTAAAAACTGTTATATGGTTGAAAAGCAAGAAGTTAATGCTTATTTAATTTCTGCATACCACTCAGTACTAATTGAAAAATCAGTATTTGATGCATTAACAAAAGAGGCATAG